In the Tepidimicrobium xylanilyticum genome, one interval contains:
- the nrdR gene encoding transcriptional regulator NrdR, with product MNCPFCNYQETKVVDSRPTDEGQAIRRRRECLKCSKRFTTYEKIERIPLIVVKKDGNRQTYDRNKILNGILKACEKRPVPLEVIEDMVNEIEKELYNSMEKEVTTQYIGELVMDKLKTVDEVSYVRFASVYRQFKDINTFMDELKKLLNEN from the coding sequence ATGAATTGTCCATTTTGCAATTACCAGGAAACAAAGGTTGTAGATTCAAGGCCTACTGATGAAGGACAAGCCATCCGAAGGAGAAGGGAATGCTTAAAATGCTCAAAAAGATTTACAACATATGAAAAGATTGAAAGAATTCCTTTAATAGTCGTTAAAAAGGATGGGAATAGGCAAACCTATGATAGGAATAAGATATTAAATGGTATATTAAAAGCCTGTGAGAAAAGGCCTGTTCCATTAGAGGTAATTGAAGATATGGTGAATGAAATTGAAAAAGAATTATACAATTCGATGGAAAAAGAGGTAACTACTCAGTATATTGGAGAGTTAGTTATGGATAAATTGAAGACAGTTGATGAAGTATCTTATGTAAGATTTGCTTCCGTTTATAGGCAATTTAAAGATATAAATACATTTATGGATGAATTAAAAAAATTATTAAACGAAAACTAA
- a CDS encoding sigma-54 interaction domain-containing protein: MREKDFNYIVLQNILHNIDIGIHVIDKNRKTVLYNKAMAKLEGLSIDQVLNKDLLELFPSLNEETSTLIKVLTTREPILEKTQIYINFKGQNITSLNSTIPLFYKGEIIGAMEIAKDITYIKKLSDKLMDLQRELKGGKEKYNSNGSIKRYTFEDIIGKNKKIVEAIEIAKRTSTSPSSVLIYGETGTGKELFAQSIHYDGNRRNKPFIAQNCAAIPETLLEGILFGTEKGGFTGAVEREGIFEQAHGGTLLLDEINSMSLNLQTKLLRVLQEGYIRRIGGTKDIPIDVKIIATTNEDPLESVKKGTIRKDLYYRLNVVYIHIPPLRERTDDIISLTNHFINKYNMVLNRNITDIDGEVLNLFFNYSWPGNVRELENTIEAAMNYASMNRTVLRKEDFKSTNIFDNSRINDFQKPLDVALPEYLEGIEKEIIRKSLDANDYNISQTAKALGIKRQTLQYKIKKYYE; encoded by the coding sequence ATGAGGGAAAAGGATTTTAATTATATCGTATTGCAAAATATTTTGCATAATATAGATATAGGCATACATGTAATAGATAAAAATAGGAAAACAGTGCTTTATAATAAGGCGATGGCTAAATTAGAGGGCTTGAGTATAGACCAAGTCCTTAATAAGGATTTGTTGGAATTATTTCCTAGTTTAAACGAGGAAACTTCAACATTAATTAAAGTTTTGACTACTCGAGAGCCTATATTGGAAAAAACTCAAATCTATATAAATTTTAAGGGACAGAATATAACCTCATTGAACTCAACTATTCCTCTATTTTATAAAGGGGAAATAATTGGAGCTATGGAAATAGCAAAGGATATTACCTATATTAAAAAATTATCGGACAAGTTAATGGACTTGCAAAGGGAATTAAAAGGGGGCAAGGAAAAGTATAATAGTAATGGTAGCATAAAAAGATATACCTTTGAGGATATAATTGGGAAAAATAAAAAAATAGTTGAAGCTATTGAAATAGCTAAGAGAACCAGTACTTCACCTTCATCAGTGTTAATTTATGGCGAAACTGGAACTGGAAAGGAATTGTTTGCTCAGAGTATCCATTACGATGGAAATAGAAGAAACAAACCCTTTATTGCTCAAAATTGTGCTGCAATCCCGGAAACTCTTTTGGAAGGGATCCTTTTTGGAACTGAAAAAGGTGGTTTTACCGGTGCTGTTGAAAGGGAAGGGATTTTCGAGCAAGCTCATGGAGGTACTCTCCTGTTAGATGAGATTAATTCTATGTCCTTAAATCTTCAGACAAAATTGTTGAGAGTACTTCAGGAAGGATATATAAGGCGAATCGGTGGGACTAAAGATATACCCATAGACGTTAAAATAATAGCTACTACTAACGAGGACCCTTTAGAGAGTGTTAAAAAAGGAACTATAAGAAAAGACTTATATTATAGGTTGAATGTGGTATACATTCACATTCCTCCTTTAAGAGAGAGAACTGATGATATTATTAGCCTAACAAACCACTTTATAAATAAATACAATATGGTATTAAATAGGAATATTACTGATATAGATGGAGAAGTTTTAAATCTTTTTTTTAACTATTCTTGGCCAGGAAATGTTAGAGAGCTAGAGAATACCATCGAAGCGGCTATGAATTATGCTTCGATGAACAGAACCGTTTTAAGAAAAGAAGATTTTAAATCGACTAATATATTTGATAATAGCCGTATAAATGATTTTCAAAAGCCTTTGGATGTTGCATTACCCGAATACTTAGAAGGAATCGAAAAGGAAATTATTAGAAAATCCTTAGATGCTAATGATTATAATATTTCTCAAACAGCCAAAGCTTTAGGCATAAAGAGACAAACATTACAGTATAAGATAAAAAAATATTATGAGTAG
- the sigG gene encoding RNA polymerase sporulation sigma factor SigG, producing the protein MKKVHNNKVEICGVNTSKLPVLTNEEMQELFVKIKNGDMKAREKFINGNLRLVLSIIQRFNRRGENVDDLFQVGCIGLIKAIDNFDLSQNVRFSTYAVPMIIGEIRRYLRDNNSIRVSRSLRDIAYRALQARDQLVNKNLKEPTITEIAEELNLPKEEVVFALDAIQEPISLFEPVYHDSGDAIYVMDQVKDEKSEDEVWLQGIAIKDAINKLNKREKLILNLRFYEGKTQMEVAEEIGISQAQVSRLEKNALKQMRKLI; encoded by the coding sequence ATGAAGAAAGTGCATAACAACAAGGTGGAGATTTGTGGAGTGAATACTTCAAAACTACCAGTGCTTACAAATGAGGAGATGCAGGAGTTATTCGTAAAAATAAAAAATGGAGATATGAAGGCTAGGGAAAAGTTTATAAACGGGAACTTAAGATTAGTTTTAAGCATTATTCAGCGATTTAATAGACGTGGAGAAAATGTAGACGATTTATTTCAAGTAGGGTGCATTGGACTAATAAAGGCTATAGACAATTTTGATTTGAGTCAGAATGTTAGATTTTCTACCTATGCAGTGCCAATGATAATCGGAGAAATTAGAAGGTATTTAAGGGATAATAATTCAATACGAGTTAGTCGGTCCTTAAGGGATATAGCTTATAGGGCTTTGCAGGCTAGAGACCAACTAGTTAATAAAAACCTTAAGGAGCCAACCATCACTGAAATAGCAGAAGAATTGAATCTTCCAAAAGAAGAAGTAGTTTTTGCCCTAGATGCAATACAAGAACCGATATCCTTATTTGAACCTGTTTATCACGATAGTGGAGATGCTATATATGTGATGGATCAGGTTAAGGATGAGAAATCTGAAGATGAAGTATGGCTTCAAGGGATTGCAATTAAGGATGCAATAAATAAACTGAATAAGAGGGAAAAGCTCATATTAAATCTTAGGTTTTATGAAGGAAAGACTCAGATGGAGGTAGCAGAGGAAATTGGGATTTCCCAGGCTCAAGTTTCGAGACTTGAGAAAAATGCTTTAAAACAGATGAGAAAATTAATTTAA
- a CDS encoding YlmC/YmxH family sporulation protein, translated as MINLSEMREKEVINIKDGAKMGYIYDFELDLENGRVVGIIIPGPGKVLGLFGKNKDLMIEWKNIVRIGTDAILVDIGTEE; from the coding sequence ATGATCAATTTATCTGAGATGAGAGAAAAGGAAGTCATAAATATTAAAGATGGGGCAAAAATGGGATATATATATGATTTTGAACTAGATTTGGAGAATGGCAGAGTAGTGGGAATTATTATACCTGGTCCTGGAAAGGTATTAGGCTTGTTTGGTAAGAATAAGGATTTAATGATAGAATGGAAAAACATAGTACGAATTGGTACCGATGCCATTTTAGTTGATATAGGTACAGAAGAATAA
- the pgeF gene encoding peptidoglycan editing factor PgeF yields MIKIKNHDHKAIYYQFERFNELNYISHLFTTKIGWGDSKIDILSDILDVARDRIISVKQVHGTDILIIGREFDNVEISKTSADGLITNIPNIVLTTYHADCVPLFFIDLTNKVVGLAHAGWKGTFENIAGRMLDRMKEVYGSDYREILVGIGPSIGSCCYEFGEDLADKFDERYKEFSNIIEQKDGKLYLDLWKLNYLLLTIKGIPERNIILSNICTSCNTEVFYSYRKEKGTKGRMIAAIGLV; encoded by the coding sequence ATGATAAAAATTAAAAATCATGACCATAAAGCAATATACTATCAATTTGAAAGATTTAACGAGTTAAACTATATTAGTCATCTGTTTACAACTAAAATAGGCTGGGGGGATTCTAAAATAGATATACTTTCAGATATATTAGATGTGGCTAGGGACAGAATTATAAGCGTTAAACAAGTTCATGGTACCGATATTCTGATCATAGGAAGGGAATTTGATAATGTTGAAATATCGAAGACTAGTGCAGATGGTTTAATTACCAATATACCTAATATAGTATTAACTACATATCATGCTGATTGTGTTCCCTTATTTTTCATAGATTTGACTAATAAAGTTGTTGGACTCGCTCATGCAGGCTGGAAAGGTACTTTTGAAAATATAGCAGGTAGAATGTTGGATAGGATGAAAGAAGTGTATGGTTCAGATTATAGGGAAATTTTAGTTGGAATAGGACCATCAATTGGTTCTTGCTGTTATGAATTTGGTGAAGACCTAGCAGATAAGTTTGATGAAAGGTATAAAGAATTTTCTAATATAATAGAACAAAAAGACGGTAAATTATACCTCGATTTGTGGAAACTAAATTATCTACTGCTTACAATTAAGGGTATTCCTGAGAGAAACATTATTTTATCAAATATTTGTACTAGTTGTAATACAGAAGTGTTTTATTCTTATAGGAAGGAAAAGGGAACTAAGGGAAGAATGATTGCAGCTATAGGTTTAGTTTAA
- the ord gene encoding 2,4-diaminopentanoate dehydrogenase, with product MRKENIKVIIWGLGAMGKGMAEMLLNKKGVEIVGVVGRTHRLGKSMYDYLDVERGDRPDIIIGEYDKVITEKAADVVIIATDSFTRDNFEKIKYCLERKINVISTAEEMAYPQAQEPELAKELDRIAKENGVTVLGTGINPGLIMDLLVIALTGACIEVESIRAERVNNLSPFGPAVMEGQGVGLTVEEFNNRVKEGTLAGHVGFPESIRMIADAIGWKLSDEVELIREPIVSKVYRKAPHAEVQPGNVAGCNMKGFGRVDGEVKIEMLHPQQVEPQLEGGSTGDYITIKGTPNINMSIKPEVPGGIGTIAMCVNMIPHVINASPGLKTMIDLPVPRAIMGDMRELID from the coding sequence ATGAGAAAGGAAAATATAAAGGTGATAATTTGGGGATTAGGAGCCATGGGAAAAGGTATGGCAGAAATGCTTTTAAACAAGAAAGGTGTTGAAATTGTAGGGGTAGTGGGAAGAACCCATCGATTAGGGAAGAGCATGTATGATTATTTAGATGTGGAAAGAGGAGATAGACCAGATATAATAATTGGAGAGTATGATAAAGTGATTACCGAAAAAGCTGCAGATGTAGTTATAATTGCTACAGATTCCTTTACAAGGGACAATTTTGAAAAGATCAAATATTGTTTGGAAAGAAAGATTAATGTGATTTCCACTGCGGAAGAAATGGCATATCCTCAAGCTCAAGAGCCAGAACTAGCTAAAGAGTTGGATAGAATAGCTAAAGAAAATGGAGTAACAGTTTTGGGAACAGGTATTAATCCAGGTCTAATAATGGACTTATTGGTTATTGCTTTAACTGGTGCATGTATAGAAGTGGAAAGCATAAGAGCTGAGAGGGTTAATAATCTATCGCCTTTTGGACCAGCAGTCATGGAGGGACAAGGTGTTGGATTGACTGTTGAGGAGTTTAACAATAGGGTAAAAGAAGGCACTTTAGCAGGGCATGTAGGCTTTCCAGAGTCCATTAGAATGATTGCTGATGCCATAGGCTGGAAGCTAAGCGATGAAGTGGAATTAATTAGAGAGCCAATAGTATCTAAAGTTTACAGAAAGGCACCTCATGCTGAAGTCCAGCCAGGGAATGTAGCTGGTTGTAATATGAAGGGTTTTGGAAGAGTAGATGGAGAAGTTAAGATTGAAATGCTACATCCTCAACAAGTGGAACCCCAATTGGAAGGAGGAAGCACTGGAGATTATATCACCATTAAAGGGACTCCTAACATAAATATGTCCATTAAACCTGAAGTTCCTGGAGGAATTGGTACTATTGCAATGTGCGTTAATATGATTCCGCATGTAATTAATGCTTCTCCTGGACTTAAGACTATGATAGATTTGCCAGTACCAAGGGCTATAATGGGAGATATGAGGGAGTTAATTGATTAG